The Montipora foliosa isolate CH-2021 chromosome 6, ASM3666993v2, whole genome shotgun sequence genome includes the window CTTTTTCTCCTCTCTTCGCAGAGGATTAGCGGTACGCTCGTCTGCGATCGCTTCAGATTTAAGTGGAGACATTTGCCTCCTGTGTTTACGATCGTCTGCTATAACACCGACGCAGACAGCTTCCGATGGTCGCAGACCTTTGCaaatcatatggaaaccaggctttacacgAGACCGGTACGAACTATTTCTCGTCTCGttccagcaaccgagacgaaaTCAGACCGGTTCATtgagttcattgtcaggccAGTTCcatgtaaacgcataaaaagaaatgtatggaggaCGATACGAACTCCTGCCGGTCTgggttcgtcccggtctcatgtaaataccccctttgtcagttcaaggtcaacaAAGAGTCCTATTGATGTACGTTATTCGGATAATGTATCTTTTAGGGTACCTCGATCGACCGATGCATCGGTCGAGATACCGATCGTTACTCGATCGACACTCGACGGACATGCGACCGAGATGTCGGTCGACTGCTCTACCGATAGAGACCATCAACCGCCACTCGATGAAAAGCTACCGACTAATTACCGACACTTGATCGACGTTCTGTCGTTAGCCGTCCGATATATCGACCACAGTCAGTCGAGCAAGCAATCAGAGAATGTAGTAAAATGTTTTTATGCTTGAACAGTGAGcctaaatgtaaaatgtaaaagtgttccactttatctctgagaatgagatcattcacattttgatgttttcattgtcttcattgaaacacgccagcttggcttggaacaagaatcggcaaaatacggcaaccaggaaaaacaagatctccaacaaattgcCTGTtcgtgctttaaacaaacgtctgaaaacacaagctagatatattttccttaattttacgaaaactcaTTACGATTACGtgtaacaaacaaacaaatcaactgtttctttatgtccaagagtacagatgattgtttaatatttaattccagttgagaataaaaagacgagtttcattcctgaaaaacgggaaaaaaacgattaaaccactttttaaaaatactcaTCCAGTTGAAGTAACGCAtccataaaaataacaaacggtttagtgtccaagaaaagaaattatggagtaacttcttccaccaagtttgagctgttactggttattattttttttgtcgcTCTCAttctcttcctctcttctttcatttctgctcttctgtcagaGGTCATCCAGGCATCCTGCAACCTTATcacattcaaaattaaaaatcctcttaaagatatgccaaaaattgcaatacagagcaaaaagcagctctaaacatgTCCAATTAAAAATTACACTCAGCTTTAATTGTATTTCCCTCcgatacttgacttgaatagcTGTGCAGCCACAGTgtggtcctgaccacagctatatatGTCAAATCTGGATTGAAACcggcaaaaaatgcagaaaacaattttccaaactgttttccaactgaacacgaaaagcgtcgacTGTTACGAGCTTTACATGCAGCTGACGCACAATGTCGCACGGCCGTAGCCTTgctgagccacagaaagcgcaccaaaaattaacaaatttctagtttctaaaaaaaactgtggtgctgcgtcggtgggagagtcaAACAGGAAATTTTAgctttatcaaacgtgttgataaaggtcgaattaccatcATGAATGaattggaaagctgacgttttgagcgttaacccttcgtcagagcaaatggCCACCTTGTGTCTTAACTTGAGCCtgcaatatggtcacgtgatactggtcacattggcagacatggaggggtggacgtaccgATGTACAGACAGACTGTCGCATGGTGATGTCGTagccaaaacaaaaatttctccCATTGATgttttaccatattttcttagctatggtgctccgcacgcGTACCAGCTCTGGTATGATATAGAACGCAGTGTATGAAATTGTGACAATTTGACAACAGAAGACAGATGACGAAAAGGACAAAACTGTATCTTCTAAATCAAtctttgaattaaaaaaaaaaacagtctgTTGTGATGTCGAAAGAAGCCAGGCAGTCATGTCCACAGCTGGCCAGTTTGCCTGGTGCCCGGCCCTCGATGAAGGGCACCATCTCATAATAGCATGTATGGCAGTCTACAGTGTATTTAAGTGTAAAACACTAATCAATTTTATTAACAAAATCAAGCTTTACTGGCACAATTACTTTGGGTTCATTTTACTTGGATAAAAAATATCAACACTTTGGAATATCAATATTTTTCCTGTCAGTACAAAAAAGAGCCACCTCTTTTAAGCATAGCGAGTtattgttttaactttttgctGGCTATAGGTGCTTATGCTATAGCTGCAAAGGGATACAGTCATCTTGGATTCACTAATTACAGTATCAGAACTAGAAGCCAAACCAAACTCACAATAGATTTTCACAAGATATGGTAAGATTTCCTTCTTATCCTCTTTTACTTCAACAATGGCTCCCACAAGTGAAATCCCTTTTCAGCAGAAGTGACATGTAAAGCAGTTAAATAAATCCATATTTGATTGGTATTTCAATAACTTATAAGCCTAATTGACAGGAATCATGTAATCACTTTTTCATAATTTGAATAACATCTTCATCATTCATAACATGATTAATCCCTACTCTCTGTGGACTGTACTTGGTACTGGTGCCCCATACTAATGCATATTTGAAAGTATCTGTGAGTGTCCGATGAATTACATGGCATACATGTTCCACTGTAGCTCCTCGGCGCAGGATCAAACCACCATTAAAGTCAGGGGGTTCACTTCTTTTCTTTGTGTAAACTCTTAGAAGGGCAAGATGTTCCCACATTTGCATTAATAGATAATCCAAGTTCAGTTCCATCTCACAACTGGCAACAACAGAGTGTGAAAGACGCGCCAAACGATCTACTTCTTCTATGGAAATGCAATCAATCTTATTGTATACATACAAACAAGGCATGTAAATTCTGTTACCAGAGATGACATCAATCAACTGATCTGCTGTGCAGTCTTCTCTTATAAGCACCTCAGCATTAAAAATCTTGTACTCATGGAGAATCATCTGTACTAATTTCTCATCCAGGTGGGTAAGTGAGCACGTGGCATTAAAAGCAACCCCGCCTCCTTTCTTAACCTTGAAATATATATTGGGCTTGTAACAGTTAAGGCGGATGCCGCAATCCTCCAATTCCTTCTCGAGCAAAACTTTCTGGATTTCTCCCTTTGATGCATCCAACATCATCACCACCATGTCGGCCGTGCGAGCAACAGCAATCACCTGTTTTCCTCTCCCCTTGCCTTGAGCGGCCCCTTCAATAATGCCTGGCAAATCAAGTAGTTGTATGTTTGCTCCATTGTACTGAATTACACCGGGGATACAAGTCAAGGTTGTAAACTCATACGAAGCACTAACACTGGAAGTAGATGTCAACTTATTTAACAAAGTTGATTTTCCAACGGACGGAAAACCGATCAGGGCGACTCTGGCATCGCCAGATTTCATAACATCAAATCCCTCGCCTTTGGCAGCTCCTGCTGATTTCGAAGGCTCTAAAAGCTGCGATCGGTATTTTGCCAACTTTGCTTTTAGCAACCCAAGATGATACtcagttgctttgtttttttgagTTCTTGCGATTTCTCTTTCGATCTCGCTGATTTTCTCCAGAATTcccattttgacaagaaatgtttgCTTCCCCACGTTGCAAATGAAGAAATATGGCGATTTTCTGAACCCGTTATACTTCAGCAGCTAACCGTAAATTTTATGCGCCTAAGGATTCGCTCAAGAGACCCCGCATTCTTCGTCACACGGTGTCCCTTACACCGCAAACATCTATCCAAAAAGGAACACGCTGACCAAAACACAAGCAGGCTCTGGAAGGAGGTGAAAGCGCGCGAACATCGCGAGGGTGACATTGGGTGACATACATTTCATGTGTTTGCGTTTTTGCTGTGTTTTTGTATCTCTGCTTTCAAACTAAATCTTCCACCATTCTTGGTTCCGACATGGGCGAGGACGGTGGAGTTGCTGGAGACGACTATGACCCAAATGGAGATCCACAAGCAGATCCCCGGGAAAGGCGACGGATTCGGTATGAATACCGCGAATTGATCGCCGAAACACAGAGTAAGCCTTTCATTTTTAAGCTTATGTTCTTGTATTTCAAGCTTTTCAATTATCCTGTTTGTTATGGTTggcgaaatggtgcaaaattcacaaagtttatattcattcacattcacgaGCTCCCACtcttttctgaacgcaaatggcAGACGAAGGAAGGCCCAGTTTAGTGGTAGACCGAAGACCCCAAACACAAGTGTTACACTGGCAAGATCTTTTTTCTGCAGCTCTCGATCTCTCACAAGAGTGCGAACGGGAATGGAACACTGCGGAAGTAGGAGTGAGAGAGAACATCCAAATAAGGCTCGAGTATCTAGCCCTCATTAGCTCTCCAACAAGTTTTGCCTTTCGTCAGTATCAATAGCGCTGTACTGAATGAAATACTGGGAAATATACGTCTTTTGCATTGAACAGCCCTGAGGTCTTCCGATCTGGAAGCGTCGGGCGACCTAGGTATTTAATATCGGAGGAAGTTCTTCTGCACACAGAAGCGGGTTTCACGTGAACTAAAATAGCTCAAATGCTTCTTGTTTCACAGTGGATATTGAGACATTGTATTGTGGAGTATGGACTAGAGGAGATGACAGGCTTCTCCTTGATTTCGGATGCGCAGAATGTTTCATGGGTGATCATGGGACTTTGGTTGGGTATCCCTTGGTGTCCGGACATCTTCGATCATTAGGTCTCAGAGTTCAATGGGATCGAATCAGGGAGAGTATTGCCCGCGTTGACCCTGGAAACTCTAGAATCCGCTGGGCGGTCGTTATTTCTAGGACAGCATATTCTGTGGCTGGTCCAAATATCTTATGGCTTATTGACGGACGCCATAGCCTGGTGACATGGGGTTTTGTCATACATGGAAGAATCAATGGTTTTTCTCACTTAATTGTTTCCTTGAAATGTTCTACTAATAACAGAAGTGACACTGTCCTAGATTTGTTCCTCACAGCAACACAAAGGTTTGAGTGGCCATCAATGGTGCGAAGTGATCATGGGGTGAAAACGTGAGGGTGTGGGAGGCAATGGAAGAAAGAAGAGGGCCAAATCCACTAGTTCATTGCGTATTTCGTCTTCAGAGTGTCCTGGTGTAAGATCAAACTCTCCTTTAATAACAGTATGTCGCTcactaaaagaaaatgaatctCTTTCCTCTTCCGTCTCTTCGTCGTCGCTTTCTTTCTCAAGACAGTCAATAAGATGAACACTTTTCGGTATGGAGGGTTGCTCCTTTACGCCTTTTTTTCGTTTGCTTGAACCGAACACAGACGGTCGAAATGGATTGCCAGGTAATTTTCGTTTCTCGCCATTCGGTACGCTGTTTAGTCCAGCCACATTCATATTCGTTCCGATCTCGCGAGCCACTGAAGTCGAAGCTTCTTGAATTAGATGTCGTGTCTAATCCATACGACTTTGTGCTCCACCTCTGAAAGATCTCATTTCTTCACGAACACAACGCCTGGTAGTACTCTCCAATTCATCATCCCGACAACCATTCGGCTGAGACgacttactgtagtttgcgaaacgaaatggagcgaaacgaaatggaacgaaatgaaatggaacgaaatgaaatgaaaatctgtagtttgcgaaatgaaaatctgtagtttgcgaaatgaaaatctgtaatttgcgaaatgagaatctgtagtttgcgaaatgagaatctgtagtttgcgaaataaacatttactttctcgctgcgtctactcggatattctaaacagaaaattccccccCAAAAAGCCGTTTCGCCTTGCGCGGAATgcgtgacgtttttgttgccaCGTATAACGTTTAAATTAAGCTCAGGCGTTTTTGAGtgacggacagcaaccggaagcaaGACCTCTTCCCTTTTTATATGCCTTGACGCCACCACATTTGTATTGACAAGTGTCAGTACTCTTATAGAGACGATCTGCCTAAAAATTTGCCCAAGAATGCAAAAAGTCCACTTCCGGTGGAAAGTACATACTCCGATATTCCATTCTTGAAATGCATATTGAACTATTTATAAGGAGAAAGGTGCAAAAGTAAGTTCCACTGAGAAATAAGTTATCTTCTGAGGCTGATTGCTCCTCGGCCCTGGGTGATCGCCTGACTCGTTAGAAAATGTAACGCAAGGGTCTCCTACGTAGCAAATGTATGCAAAGGTCATCGCCAGGCTAATCTCCCTCCAGAATTGAATTTTGACCGggaaatgaaatttcatttcgcaaatgacagattttcatttcgcaatccacagattttcattttgtttcgttccatttctttccgttccatttcgtttcgctccatttcgtttcacaaactacagtaagccggCTGAAACGCCATCTTGCCAGATGAAGAAACGTCACTTGTTCAAATGTCATCCGCTGACCGAAGGATAAAGGGAGAGCTCGCTGGGAGCCGCTGAGAGCCGGGACCTAATGATGCGCATAGGGAGTGCgcaaaaaatgttgaatgaatattgcaTCGTGTTGAGTGAATATTTGGATTGTGAATGTGAACGGATATGacgttgaatgtgaatgaatacatcccgtaaatgtgagtaaatatattcgtgaataagaaatatgtttttaaatgtaaacaaatatatttcttgaatgtaaacttagttgttgaatgtgaataaatatattcgtgaataacaataacagccgtgaatgtgaatgaatataaaCTTTGTGAATTTCGCACCATTTCGCCAACCATAGTTTGCTCAAGTGTTAAAAACTCGACAATCTCAAACTGGTTTTGACTGCCAAATGTGAAATTGACGCGTTGACGCACGTTCATCCTCTCACGTGAAGAAGCTTAATTTGAGCAGTTCCGTATTAAAACATGTTGTGTTTTATCTCTGCCTAGAAAACAGACATGATTTTATCAGGCCTGACTCGACAGGATTACACAAGGCCCTTGACAAAGCTGAAAAGTTGTTTGGAGGAGGTAAGCTCGTACGTTCAATTTCCCCCTTTGCTGAAGTTGTCATTCCTGGGGGTGGGGCCTTCGCAAATTTTATCGCGGCCTGGGGGCTGGGCATTACCCTACCCCAGGACGACCCCCAGGCATTTGACACAtgttttcgaattaacatgaagagtttatcggaaaaacgaggccttcgttaaagactggcttgtcgGTCACAGACTCtaaaaacttgtggatgtttttaaaggtatattttctcaattttaggtatttcttcatttatacttgtaagcCTATGACtatataaaagcgacaaggttaactaatatcacaaaacaatcactgacgtgaagactgcgtaaacatgactacttcgcatttcgcattcaaaactagcctagcaatttttaaattcatggaAGCGGATTTATATGAAACACTGAAGGGttgcgaattcaaatgatgcgatcttcaagacagatcttgcgagcgtaaaatgcgatgaaagatcatttaagatgtcttgattcttgacagacaaagtagcctgcgaatacaggcgcctattggaaggcgacgatcccgggggtggggcatttggcctctttcttcgtccccaccccggggcatttatacagcttatgtgtccccaccccAGGGAATCTATGGGTTGTCTTGGTACCTGCATCTAGTTTGCAGTAATCAAGCTCCGAGCAACCCAGACTCGATGTAGGGTGGCATGATCTGTACTGTGCATTTGGGCTTCTGTTTTCTTTATGTGAACTAGTTCAATAGAAATAACGACCACTGGAGCGTGCATAGGGAACCTGGGgcgagtttgaaatttgaaccaatcaataaaGTGACACCATCactaccctgcaagcagagtctcCAGTGAACAAATGACAAGACTGGGAAAGGAGACTCTGCAGAAATTGTGTTCTCTCTTTCAAATGCCGCTATCCGTTAATCAGGATAATGAGATGCAGAAATTCAGGTTTTAAACCTGTTTTGGTGCATGAGTTTATCCTAAGAGGGCCATCTGATGACCAAACTTGAGCCCACGGTTTACTTCAAAACAAACGTGGCGGAAAATTTTTAAAGCGATTGTTAATTGAGTTTCTGACTGAAAGGATGCAGATCCATCCATCAGCTTAGAAAAGACAAGCCCTTAAAAGTTTTGTAAAAGGTCAAGACACGTTTGACAGGACACTGAAAATCCCTCATGTTTCGTTTAAAAAACCCAATACTGAAAATATCTGAGCTGGCACCCTTAGAATCCTCTTTTGATTGTGATAGCTCCACTTCAAGCATTGATGTGCAACCAAATTTCTTTCTGTGAGAAGCTTGGAGTTAAGGCTACAAAGCTTGAGGAAGTCAATGGGGTAAACGAGGATTTACTAGCCCGGAAACCCTTTCTAAACATTTCAAGACTATGAAGGACCTCGAAGATCGCATCATCGGAATTGTAGTTAAataacaataaacaataaatggttattgttttgaaaatacCTTGTTGATTGATTGCAAATCAATTTTGCCTGAATTGTTGATTTAGTCACCAGTAATACGGTTAATTTAGTTAATCTGGCCAGAAACAAGAGTTTCTTGGCAACCGCCACGTATGCTCAAATGGGAAAGAACATGATTTCTGCAGTCTCCTTTCCTCGTCCTGTCGTTCTTTcggagactctgctcgcagggtggaccatcacatgaaagataatgTTGAGATTtgccatctgtccaagtttgatgcttttaagttgaacagagaccaagttacggagtttaaaacatagttaaaaatccatGCAAAAACTGTAACCAACACTACATTGGGGCACCACTTGTTTCATCCATGACCATGTGAATGAACACCTCAAAAGCGAAAATTCATCCATAAACAAACATATCACCATATGCCAAAACAAAGATTACAGAGGCATTGAAGTTAAAATCATTGTACTGGATAACGATCCTGTAAACCTACGCCTATTTAAATCGTTTTACCTAAGGAAAAGCAAACCAACACTTGACTCCCAAGAAGAATGTATCAAATTTTCATCTTATGCATCCCTGATGATGCTGTTGAGTGGCGAAACCTCAGATTTTTAGTTTTAGTATTTTACAGAAGTTCAAGGCCATATTagtatttttattcttttagtcaaaatgctactgaagggcAACATTCAAACTTAAGATTGCTTGAATAACTGTGTAGCCAGCAATGTGGACcgcagctatcatgatatgtcaaactggattgaaaccagcaaaagaagcagaaagaaaacattttcagtATTGTTTTCTGCCTGAACACGAAAAAGTGTTGACTGTTAAGagctatagttgatgtagtatggccgtttagctgcgtcgagccacaaAAAGCGGgcaaaaaatgaagccttgtttatgtttaggcgagttaacctgggttgagcttGCTGTCCTattgaaaaccagtacctggccagcggtcaacttcaaaaaagcaGCTGACTTCAATGAGCTCTGAACTTGAGCCCAcaatatggtcatgtgatactggtcagcggataccttgatttggcaggtgtcaattgaccataacatttttcttttttttgtaatttaaaactttttattattttgttacactTAAACACATACAACAAttatgaattactaaaatacaaatcacactattaattacaatatcaaaaacaaaatagactactaattacaactcagtaaataacaattacaagataacactactacacttacactcttaccataatttgaacaacaatggtaaaaagaaaaaataataataataataaataaataataatcatcatcatcatcatcatcatcatcatcatcattattatcaaagactaataataaaaagtcataagagggacacatggagaacacccacactacaagccgacatatgcatatgccaaaagcttttcccatttcttggtatgtttagttagtttgttccgcctacttgctatctttttctctacttggtatacagctttaatcttggccttataaactcgtaaaatcggatgtacactatttaacttacactataaatatacaatttagctgtcaatatcagatggtttaatataataaagtcgtctcctatattgaatattccaaacaaaatttctgttattttgaaggattgtatgttaatgttacaattactaagccaagaacaaaaagcttcccaaaaagtcttcgtcacattgcagtaaaaaaatagatgttcaatggattcaatttctcgtttgcaaaatgtacataaaggcgaatcaatcatttttaacctaaacattttttcatttgtaaagactatattattcaatatcttatattggaattcacgaattttagtttcaattgtaACGATAAACGGTAAGGAGTATATTTTGCTCCAATCAATTTGAAGCTGGGGAAActtctccagaaatttcttttgagctgtGGGAGGAGcttgttttctgcttttaaaagcagagTAAAGCAATTTGGATGAGACCTTTAACAAGGCTACCCGAGAGTCTTCcaaccataacatggatgtcagACGTATGCTGTCAAgtagcgtgatactggtcatattggcatacatggaaggGGGGACGTATGGACACACTGACTGTTGATGATGTCATAGCTATAAAACTatgggttgccatattttcttaacccattgactcccagggggttccccattgacgagtaaaatcgtctggcattagacagagtaaaaatacTACATGTAAGTCTGGTCGGTTTgaacgtcaaagggttaattatgGTGCTCCTTCGGGCACTTTGTTGTGTAACAGTAGTGGTTGTTGTCATGTATTATATGTGCTGTACATTCTCAGTGAGGTACTCAGATTTCTCAGAAGTGTTAAATCAAAATTCATGGCCATCATTAGAAGCACTTTAATCCTTAACTTTTCTTGGCACTTGAGAAAACAGTTTGCTTTTCCTACAAATAACGCAAAacgtttggtttgttttttttttttcgtcatcAACAGTAAGGTCTACTCGGGAGGCAGTTTATGACTCTCACTTCTTGGTTCTGGCATCAAATCTTGGAAGTCAACAAG containing:
- the LOC138009008 gene encoding developmentally-regulated GTP-binding protein 2-like; amino-acid sequence: MGILEKISEIEREIARTQKNKATEYHLGLLKAKLAKYRSQLLEPSKSAGAAKGEGFDVMKSGDARVALIGFPSVGKSTLLNKLTSTSSVSASYEFTTLTCIPGVIQYNGANIQLLDLPGIIEGAAQGKGRGKQVIAVARTADMVVMMLDASKGEIQKVLLEKELEDCGIRLNCYKPNIYFKVKKGGGVAFNATCSLTHLDEKLVQMILHEYKIFNAEVLIREDCTADQLIDVISGNRIYMPCLYVYNKIDCISIEEVDRLARLSHSVVASCEMELNLDYLLMQMWEHLALLRVYTKKRSEPPDFNGGLILRRGATVEHVCHVIHRTLTDTFKYALVWGTSTKYSPQRVGINHVMNDEDVIQIMKK